TGTTCGGAGCCGGCGGGCTCGTACCAGAACTGGCCTTTCTTGTAGGTGATCGCCTGTTCACCTTTGACCTGGGAAATCACTTCACCTTCGAGCACGTAAGCCATGGCGGTGCCGTCGTGTTTGTGGGCAATGGAAGACTGGCCGGGTTTGTAGTCGACCTCGATCATCATGGCTTTTTTGCCCGGGGCGTTTTTCAGCATCTGGTCTTGCAGGACGGTGACTTTTTCCGAGGGATCGTGAGCGAAAGCGGCCGAGGTGCAAAGGCTCAGGGCGAGGGCGGCGGCGAAGAAGGGCAGGGCTTTCATGGCAGGCTACCTGTGAGGGTTGGGAGTGCAATCACAGTAGTCCGCAGGGTGGCGCATTCAAACGGCCAATATTCGGAAAGATCAGGTGACCAATCGGCGGCGCGTCAGAAAGGTTATCGGTGTGGCGGAATACGTCTTCGCGAGCAAGCTCGCTCCCACAGGGGACAGTGTTTCGGCCAATAAAAAACCCGCCTGAAAGGCGGGTTTTTTATTGGCTAAGCGAAGATCACTCTTCGATGTTGCCCATGGCGGTGGTGTTGAAGCCACCGTCGACGTACATGATTTCACCGCTGATGCCCGACGCCAGGTCGGAGCACAGGAAGGCGCCGGCGTTGCCGACTTCGTCGATGGTGACGTTGCGACGCAGCGGGGTTTGCGCTTCGTTGGCGGCCAGCATCTTGCGGAAGTTCTTGATGCCGGAGGCTGCCAGGGTACGGATCGGGCCAGCCGATACGCAGTTGACGCGGGTGCCGTCCGGGCCCAGAGAGCCGGCCAGGTAACGCACGCCAGCTTCCAGCGAAGCCTTGGCCATGCCCATGACGTTGTAGTTCGGCATGGTGCGCTCGGCGCCCAGGTACGACAGGGTCAGCAGGCTGCCGTTGCGACCTTTCATCATTTCGCGGCCGGCTTTGGCCAGGGCCACGAAGCTGTAGGCGCTGATGTCGTGAGCGATGCGGAAACCGTCACGGGTGGTGGCTTCGGTGAAGTCGCCGTCCAGTTGGTCGCCCGGGGCGAAACCAACGGAGTGAACGATGCAGTCCAGGCCGTCCCACTTCTTGCTCAGTGCTTCGAAGACCTTGGCGATTTCTTCATCGCTGGCCACGTCGCACGGGAAGCACAGCTCAGGGCTCGAACCCCAGCCTTGGGCGAATTCTTCAACACGACCTTTCAGTTTGTCGTTCTGATAAGTGAAGGCAAGCTCAGCGCCCTCGCGATGCATGGCGGCAGCAATGCCGGATGCGATGGACAGCTTGCTGGCGACACCGACGATCAGTACGCGCTTACCGGCGAGAAAACCCATGTGTTGCTCCTCTTTCAGGTTATTGCGCAGTGGCTGGTGCCAAAAAAGCGGCTTCCAGCAACTGCTGTGTATACGGATGTTGGGGGGCGGCAAAAATACTTTGCGCGTCTCCCTGTTCGACCACTTGGCCATGCTTGACCACCATCAACTGGTGGCTCAGCGCTTTGACGACAGCCAGGTCATGGCTGATGAACAAATACGTCAGGTTGTACTTGGCTTGCAGTGAACGCAACAGCTCCACCACTTGCCGCTGCACCGTCCGGTCGAGCGCCGAAGTCGGCTCGTCCAGCAGGATCAGCGCCGGTTTCAGCACCAAGGCCCGGGCAATGGCGATTCGTTGCCGTTGCCCACCGGAAAATTCGTGGGGGTAGCGGTGCCGGGTTTCCGGATCCAGACCTACCTCCTTCAATGCCGCAATAATCGCCGCTTCTTGCTCCTCGGCGCTGCCCATCTTGTGAATCCGCAGGCCTTCGCCAACGATATCGCCGACGCACATGCGCGGGCTCAGGCTGCCAAACGGGTCCTGAAACACGACCTGCATCTCCCGCCGCAACGGGCGAACCTCGTTCTGCGTCAGGCAGTCTAGCTGCTTGCCCTCAAAGCGGATCGCGCCTTTGCTACCGATCAGCCGCAAAATCGCCAGACCCAGCGTGGATTTGCCGGAACCGCTTTCCCCGACAATCCCCAAGGTCTGACCCTGGGGCAGGCTGAAATTGATGCCGTCCACTGCCTTGACGTGATCCACCGTGCGTTTGAGCAGGCCTTTCTTGATCGGGAACCAGACTTTCAGGTCCTCGACTTCAAGCAGCGGCGCGCCGATTTTATTGCTCGCCGGGCCTCCGCTGGGCTCCGCGCCGAGCAATTCGCGAGTGTACGGATGCTGCGGCGAACGGAACAGCTCTGCGCACGATGCCTGTTCGACGATGCAACCGCGCTGCATGACACATACGCGATGCGCAATTCTTCGCACGAGGTTCAAATCGTGACTGATCAGTAACAGCGACATGCCCAATCGGGCCTGCAATTGCTTGAGCAAATCGAGGATTTTCAGCTGAACGGTCACGTCCAGCGCCGTGGTCGGTTCGTCGGCAATCAGCAGTTCCGGTTCATTGGCCAAAGCCATGGCGATCATCACCCGCTGACGCTGGCCGCCGGACAATTCGTGGGGCAGGGCCTTGAGGCGCTTGTGCGGCTCGGGAATGCCGACCATCTCCAGCAGCTCCAGCGTGCGCTTGGTCGCGACTTTACCGGTCAGGCCTTTGTGGATGCCGAGCACTTCGTTGATCTGCTTCTCGATCGAGTGCAGCGGGTTCAGCGAAGTCATCGGCTCCTGAAAGATCATCGCGATGCGGTTGCCGCGAATATGCCGGATGGTCTTTTCGCTGAGGCCCAGCAGGTTTTGCCCGGCATAGTTGATGCTGCCGGCGGGATGACGGGCCATCGGGTAGGGCAGCAGGCGCAGGATCGAGTGCGCGGTCACCGATTTGCCCGAGCCGGATTCGCCCACCAGCGCCAGGGTTTCACCGCGCTTGATGTCGAAACTCACGCCTTCGACGACCCGGTGCACGCGCTCGCCGAAACCGAATTCGACGGCGAGGTCACGCACTTCGATCAGATTGTCCTGATTCATTTCACTTCCTCGGGTCGAAGGCATCGCGAGCGGACTCGCCGATAAACACCAGCAAACTCAACATCAGCGCCAGCACGGCAAAGGCACTCATGCCCAGCCACGGCGCTTGCAGGTTGGATTTGCCCTGCGCGACCAGTTCACCCAGCGACGGACTGCCGGCCGGCAAGCCGAAACCAAGGAAGTCCAGCGCGGTGAGGGTGCCGATGGCGCCGGTGAGGATGAACGGCATAAACGTCATGGTCGAGACCATCGCGTTGGGCAGGATATGGCGGAACATGATCGCGCCGTTCTGCATGCCCAGCGCCCGCGCCGCACGCACGTATTCAAGGTTACGTCCACGGAGGAACTCGGCGCGCACCACGTCGACCAGGCTCATCCACGAGAACAGCAGCATGATCCCCAGCAACCACCAGAAATTCGGCTGGACGAAACTGGCGAGAATGATCAGCAGATACAGCACCGGCAGCCCCGACCAGATCTCCAGAAAACGCTGCCCGGCCAGATCGACCCAGCCGCCATAGAAGCCCTGCAACGCACCGGCAATCACGCCGATGATCGAACTCAACACAGTCAAGGTCAGCGCAAACAGCACGGAAATGCGGAAGCCGTAAATCACCCGCGCCAGTACGTCGCGGCCCTGATCGTCGGTACCGAGCAGGTTGTCCGCCGAGGGCGGGGCCGGGGCCGGGACTTTCAGGTCGTAGTTGATGCTCTGGTAGCTGTAGGGAATCGGCGCCCACAGCACCCACGCGTCCTTGGCCTTGAGCAATTCGCGGATGTACGGGCTCTTGTAGTTGGCTTCCAGCGGGAATTCGCCGCCGAAGGTGGTTTCCGGGTAGCGTTTGATCGCCGGGAAGTACCAGTTGTTGTCGTAATGCACCACCAATGGCTTGTCGTTGGCGATCAGCTCGGCGCCGAGGCTCAGGCCGAACAGGATCAGAAACAGCCACAGCGACCACCAGCCACGCTTGTTGGCCTTGAACAGTTCGAAGCGGCGGCGGTTGAGAGGGGACAGGTTCATCTCAATGCTCCCGGCTTTCGAAGTCGATGCGCGGATCGACCAGGGTGTAGGTGAGGTCGCCGATCAGTTTCACCACCAGCCCGAGCAGGGTGAAGATGAACAGGGTACCGAACACCACCGGGTAGTCGCGGTTGATCGCCGCTTCGAAACTCATCAGCCCGAGGCCGTCGAGGGAGAAAATCACTTCCACCAGCAGAGAGCCTGTGAAGAAAATGCCGATGAACGCCGACGGGAACCCGGCAATTACCAGCAGCATGGCGTTGCGGAACACGTGGCCGTAGAGCACGCGATGACGGGTCAGGCCTTTGGCCTTGGCGGTGACCACGTATTGTTTGTTGATCTCGTCGAGGAAGCTGTTTTTCGTCAGCAGGGTCATGGTCGCAAAGTTGCCGATCACCAGTGCCGTCACCGGCAGCGCCAAGTGCCAGAAGTAATCGAGGATCTTGCCGCCAAAACTCAGTTCATCAAAGTTGTTCGAGGTCAGTCCG
This region of Pseudomonas sp. R84 genomic DNA includes:
- a CDS encoding cupin domain-containing protein, with amino-acid sequence MKALPFFAAALALSLCTSAAFAHDPSEKVTVLQDQMLKNAPGKKAMMIEVDYKPGQSSIAHKHDGTAMAYVLEGEVISQVKGEQAITYKKGQFWYEPAGSEHLVSKNASKSKPAKLLVFLVLSPDEQVLIPLKN
- the fabI gene encoding enoyl-ACP reductase FabI encodes the protein MGFLAGKRVLIVGVASKLSIASGIAAAMHREGAELAFTYQNDKLKGRVEEFAQGWGSSPELCFPCDVASDEEIAKVFEALSKKWDGLDCIVHSVGFAPGDQLDGDFTEATTRDGFRIAHDISAYSFVALAKAGREMMKGRNGSLLTLSYLGAERTMPNYNVMGMAKASLEAGVRYLAGSLGPDGTRVNCVSAGPIRTLAASGIKNFRKMLAANEAQTPLRRNVTIDEVGNAGAFLCSDLASGISGEIMYVDGGFNTTAMGNIEE
- a CDS encoding ABC transporter ATP-binding protein — its product is MNQDNLIEVRDLAVEFGFGERVHRVVEGVSFDIKRGETLALVGESGSGKSVTAHSILRLLPYPMARHPAGSINYAGQNLLGLSEKTIRHIRGNRIAMIFQEPMTSLNPLHSIEKQINEVLGIHKGLTGKVATKRTLELLEMVGIPEPHKRLKALPHELSGGQRQRVMIAMALANEPELLIADEPTTALDVTVQLKILDLLKQLQARLGMSLLLISHDLNLVRRIAHRVCVMQRGCIVEQASCAELFRSPQHPYTRELLGAEPSGGPASNKIGAPLLEVEDLKVWFPIKKGLLKRTVDHVKAVDGINFSLPQGQTLGIVGESGSGKSTLGLAILRLIGSKGAIRFEGKQLDCLTQNEVRPLRREMQVVFQDPFGSLSPRMCVGDIVGEGLRIHKMGSAEEQEAAIIAALKEVGLDPETRHRYPHEFSGGQRQRIAIARALVLKPALILLDEPTSALDRTVQRQVVELLRSLQAKYNLTYLFISHDLAVVKALSHQLMVVKHGQVVEQGDAQSIFAAPQHPYTQQLLEAAFLAPATAQ
- a CDS encoding ABC transporter permease, producing the protein MNLSPLNRRRFELFKANKRGWWSLWLFLILFGLSLGAELIANDKPLVVHYDNNWYFPAIKRYPETTFGGEFPLEANYKSPYIRELLKAKDAWVLWAPIPYSYQSINYDLKVPAPAPPSADNLLGTDDQGRDVLARVIYGFRISVLFALTLTVLSSIIGVIAGALQGFYGGWVDLAGQRFLEIWSGLPVLYLLIILASFVQPNFWWLLGIMLLFSWMSLVDVVRAEFLRGRNLEYVRAARALGMQNGAIMFRHILPNAMVSTMTFMPFILTGAIGTLTALDFLGFGLPAGSPSLGELVAQGKSNLQAPWLGMSAFAVLALMLSLLVFIGESARDAFDPRK